AAAGATCCGTCGGCGGTGGCGGCGTCACGCGCTACGAACACCAGACTGCATGGCCGCCTGAACCACCTTCGAGATCTCGCCACGCTTCAATAGGTCGGCGGGCTTGGCGTTCGACAGAAGGTCGTGCGGGTTGACCAGGAAATTGAGCACCGACCATGGACTGCTGAAGCCGAGCGCGGCCTGAACATCTTTCAGTCCACGCAACGGCGTGCCGTCATCACCAAACTGCACGACGGGGAAACGACGCTTCCCGCTGGGTCCCGGGACGGCAAGCAGCGATCCCTCGTTGACCTTCTTGTCGATGGCCTGGCGGCTCACGCCTCTCAGGAGCTTTCGGACGGTCTCGATATCGAACGCGCCGCCAGACTCCTTCAGGTCGAGTTCGGAAAACTCCACGCCCCGCAAAATGGCCCGCGCTTTTGGTCCCGGCTCGAAAGCTTCAGGCTTTAGCCGAGTTTTCGCTAACTTCCCGACCCGAATGGCTTCCGCTCGCGTGCCAGCAGTCGTGAAAATCCTGCTGCCAAACGCGCTCTTCCAAACCTTATATCCTTGGTGGCGCAGCTCTGTCTCGGCGTCTGCGGTCTTCGGAATAACCAGAAGTTCGGTCTGTGGCGGTAAGCTCGCCAACTTAGTAGGGGCCACGACAAACGCGTTGAATTGGCCGAACACGCCAGTGGTGGCGGCGCGCGAAACGCCTTTCGGACGAGGGGCGAGCTTGCTCATTCGGCTAATATGGGCGCAACTGGCTACTTCGGCAACCCGATGCTCGTGTATGGCGAGCTTACTGGTGATAAGACGTTTAGGACCAAGACGCCATGACCGCCGAACAGAACACCGCCATCGTCGAAGCCGCCCGCCAGTTGCTTGCCCAGCTCGCCGCTGCGCGCATACCCGGCGTCACCGACGAGGGCGTTGAGATGCACGCGGTGGACCTTGGCGAGCGCATCGGGCAAATCGCGGGCCTGGCGCTGCTGGTTGGCGCGCCCACAGAGGGGTTCAATTCCTTTGGAATCCTGTACGGACTGGGCGTCGCGATCGGCCAATGGACAGCAGGCGAGGCCGATTATCAGCGGGACGTCATGCTAGATGAGATCAAGAGAGGGATTGTCCACGGCGCCAGTCACCCCTTGCGCGCCGGAGGCCTATAGTCACTGCTTTGAATGCGCGGCAAGGTAGCGGAGAAATAACGTTCGCCTAACCAAGGGCGCTTAAGCCTATGCTATCGGCCAACTCTAGCTGGTGCATCTAATGACCCAACCTGTCGCCTTGTTGAACGCGCTACGAGCGGCGCCCTTGCGGTCAAAGCTGCAGCTTGCATCGCTGGCTATCAGCGCGACGGGCCTTCTCGTCATTCTTGGTTCCGGCGTGGCCTGGGCGATTTGGTCGCGGATCGGCGGGCCGGTCATGCTCTTCGACCCGCGGTTCGATCTTTGCCAGTCAATCGGGATGGCTGGGTTCGTGATGATGGCGCTCGGCGCCTGCGCCTTGGGCCTTGTTCACGGCGATTCCAGCTTTCGGTCTCGCCTTGGCCGTTACGGCGCGATCGCCTTTTGGGCGTCGCTTCTGGCCATGACTGCTCTGCCCCACATGTCGATTGCTGAGCTCACGACGTCCTTGGTCGGTAGAGTTTTGATTTTCGGGCTGGCCGTCGGTGTGCTGGCCAGCGCCGTGACGGTGGCTCTGGATCTCGCGGGCAAATTGTCGCCGAGCAGGCAACCTTCCGTCACGGACTAGCGGAGGGGGCCTCCGAAACTGGCGGGACAGCCAGTTCTGGACTTCGTCCAGCTCTCGGACCGCCCTCTCGACCTCGATCAAGGAGTCACGCAGCGCACATCTGAAATCGCCGAAGCGGGGCGACCTGAGAGGTGTCCAATCTGGCGAACTCGACGTATCGTTGCCCGCCGACGTGAATGGCGGCCATACGACATGGGTGCGGGATGATGGAAGCGGCCAGTGCAGGTTTGAGCGGTCCGCTTCGCGACGCCGTGCAAGATGTTGTTGCGCTCGTCCTGTATGTGATCGAGCGTAACCCCAGCGTTCACATAGACAGGCGTGCTCTGGGCGTCGTTACCGTCGCGGACTTGCTGGAGCAAGAGTGCCCGCCGGTGTCATATGGTTATCCAGACGATGGGGTTGGCGAGGTTAAACGGGCATTCCATCCGGCCCCTTCCAACGCCGGCCGCTTCACCGGAAAGGACGCGCTGCGGGAGCGTCTCACCGCTCCCCTTTTTGTCGGTGAGTATGCAATTTCCGACCTACAGACCGCCGATCGGGTTCACTATGCTCTGGTAGAGTTCGGTTCGACCAACATCCAGGATCTGTTCCGACGGCCGATATCGCCCAATGGTTGGCACCTCGATCCCGAACATCCTGATCAAAAGCCATTCTGGGAGCCTGTCCGCCATGAGAGCGACGGCCGCCCGCAGCCCAGTCGCTTGTTCACTTCAGCGCTTCCGGTCGGCCAACTGGTCGTCAGCATAGCTGACGACGGCTCCGACGAGTGCGTGTCATTCCGCCTTGTCACCGCGACATTGAGTGGGGACACCGGCGTCATTTTTCGGGCTAGAGGGGAGATAGTACGTCCGTCCGAGCAACTGAGTGACGCTGCCATCCAGGACGCGTGCGAACTGATCAGCGATGAACTTGGAGCCCTCTGCTTCGCATTCCTCCGCGAACATCCTTTTGCGCGCACGTTCCGTTACGGCGCTGCGCTGTTCTTTCTGCAAGACTGGGAATCTTGCACGACACCCCACACAGCTAAGGTCGCGATCGCAGAGATGATCAGGTTGGTGAAAAGGTCCTATGTGACACTGTCGCAAGTGATCGTGGACGCGACGCCTCTGCCCTATGAGCGTCACCCTCCGATCGGTCTAGCAGAGATGCTTGGCGACGAATTTGTCATAGAGATCGCCATGCGACTGGCCGACTTGCCGTTCGGCGAGCAAGCGCCGGGCGTCGCTCTGATTCCAGCCTTGCCATCGCGTGAGCTGACGGATCAAACCGGTGACGGACGGGTCATGGCTATCATGGCTAATTCGGACCGCGACGATGATGCAATCCTGCCGGTGACGGCGGCGTTGCGAATGGTTGGACGAACGATGGGACTTTCGATTGAAGATCGCTGACTACGAAAGAAAATAAGATAACGTAAGGATTATTATCGTATCTTATCGGTCCTTCGCGAGGGTCCGATGAGCATCACCCCCATAGGCGCCAAGGCCCTGGCCAAGGCCGACGTCCTCCGCGACAAGGCCGACCGGCCCGCCACCGTACGGGCCTACGGCCGCGACGTCGACCGCTACGCCGCCTGGTGCGTTCGCGCCGGGCTCACCGCGTTTCCGGCGACGCCGGCGGTCGTGGGTGCCTATCTGGCGGCCCATGCCGGCGACTTCGCCCATCGCACCCTGGTGCGCTGGGTGGCCGGGATCGCCTGGCAGGCGCGCCGCGAGGGACAGGGCCTGGACACCAAGCACACCGCCATCCGCGACGTGCTGCGAGGGATCAACCAGGAACGGCCCGAAGGCGCGAGCGGTCGCCGCGCCGCGGCCGTCACGATCGACGAGCTGCGCCCTCTGGTGGACTCCTGCGGCCAGGACATGGCCGGGGTCCGCGACCGCGCCTTGCTGCTGATCGGGTTCGCTGGAGCCCTGCGCCGCTCGGAACTGGCGGGTCTGGACGTCGGCGACGTCCGCTGGACCAAGTCGGGCCTGGTCCTTGCGCTCGGCCGGTCCAAGGGCGATCCGGACGGCGAGGGCGTGGCGGTGGCCATCGCGGGCGGCCGTCATCCGCAGACCTGTCCCGTGACGGCGCTGCGCGCCTGGCTGGACAAGGCTAAGATCTCGGCTGGGCCGGTCTTCCGCAAGGTGGCGCGGGGCGGTCACGTCCAGAAGGCTCGGCTCAGCGACGGCGGGGTCTGGCAGATCGTCACCCGGCGATGCCAAGCGGTCGGCCTGAAGGCGTCCAGCGGCGAGTATCTGAGCCCCCACAGCCTGCGGGCCGGGTTCGTGACCACGGCCTACGCCAACCAGATCCCCGACGAAGAGATAATGGATCAAACCCGCCACAAGAGCCTAACTACGATGCGTGGCTACGTGCGACGGGCCAAACTCAAAGGAGGCGGAGCGAGTGGCAAGGTCGGCTTGTAGCCGCAACGGCGTCTCAATGGGCGGTTCTAGCCCGTTTGCGAAGCGACCCCATGTAGTCGAGCATCAACAAGGCCTCGACCAAGCTTTCGGTAAGCTGATTAAGGAAAATGGCGGACCAGGTCACATTCTGCTGCGGGTGAAGTCCCTTTGGCATTGGGCTAGTTAGCAACCAATGATGTGACGCAGCTGCTGAGGCGTCTGGTCCGTTTAGTACCGCTCTCATGTAATCCGAAATTGGCCCCGAGAAGCCGACCGACGCTCCGCGCTGAGCCATATCGCCTGTAACGAGGGACAGATCGACCCAAGCCGTGTTCAACGCCTTATCGAGCGCTTGGCGCCCGAGGGGTGTCGCGAAGGTCATCAACATGTCGGCCGCTGCGCGTTCCTGCTGTTCCCGCGAGAACGTTGTTTTCGGCGCGAAGGAAACCCGTTCCCAGCGCTCATAGACCGAGGCTGCGTGCTCGCGGGTAAGAGCAAGTAGGTTGCCGTCCTGCCGACGCAGCCAATCCGATATCGTCTGCGCCCACCAGCGAAACTCAGGAGTCCGGCGAAGCCGACGGAAAGCCGTCTCCCGAACGATGACGTCTTCCGGATTGCGGAACGGACATTCACGCAAGAGCACCGTCGTCTGCTCTAAGAAGTAGCGAAGCCTTTGGTCACGAGCAAAAGCGGTCTTGGCGTCGATGTCCGAAGCGGTGAAGTTGCGCACCCTCAACTCACATTCGGAGTGAAGGCTTTTACTCTCCTGGTAATGCGCAAAATAGTGCGTTTCGCTTCGGATCCGCTTGAATAATGGTTCTCGGCAATTCGGGCAGACGATTTGGAAATCTTCGCAATCGCCGTAGTCCAGCACATCCGCCAAGACTAATTCGCCTAGGATGTTGCTGTACCCGTGCTTCACGCCGAACGCCTTGGTGACCGTTGGCAGCATATGAAGCGGTTTGCCCAGTCCGGACAAGGGCGCACGCTGCAGGAGGCGATCGGAGAGCTGTGTGGCTGTCGGCGCTATCCCCCTGCTTTTGCTGCCCCTTGCAGGAGGGCTCACCTCAAGGTTTGTGCGCTAAAAGGCGCTTAGAAGCACGAACCAAGAACATGAGCTAGCAGGCTGTTGAAATTCGATTTTTGCCCCCTGGTAAAGAGGCTGAAGTCACCAGGGCGAAATCAATAAGCCAATGTTTTCAATAGCCGGATTTGGCTACAGTTCGCGCTAAGCGAGCCAAATCGCGGAAATCGGCCTGTCGGAGCGACTTTTTCAACAGCCTGCTAGGCGACTCGGTAGAGCCTGTCAGCAGGATCGTTCAGCGGCCTGAGCCCGCCTGCCGTGGCAGCGTCGGCCCAGAGGTAGTCGCCCGTCAGACCGACATGGGCCCAGCTCATCGGCGAGAGGTGGGCTAGAAGCTCATCGGGCGCGGCCACGCCCCTCTCCCGCAGATGCTCGACGGCGCGCTGCATATATAATGTGTTCCAAAGCGCGATGGCGGCGATCACCAGGTTGAGGCCTGAAGCGCGGTGTTCCTGGTTCTGTAAAGTGCGATCGGCGATCCGCCCCTGCTTGTGGACGAACACCGCCTGGGCCAGCGCGTGGCGCGCCTCGCTCTTGTTGAGCCCGGCCTGACAGCGGCGGCGCAGTTCCGGGCTTTCCAGCCAGTCGAGCGTGAACAGCGTGCGCTCGATCCGGCCGACCTCGGCCAGGCCCATGTCGAGGCGATTTTGGCGTTTGAACGCCGATAGCTTCTTGAGCATCACCGACGGCGCGACCGATCCGGCTTTCAGCGACGCCGCCAGACGGACGATGTCCTCCCAATTTTCCTCGATGACATCGACCCGGATCGGACGGCCAAGGAGTGGTTCAAGGATCTTGTGGCGCGGCTTGGCTCCGATGATCGCCAAGCGGCGATCCTGCAGATCACGCAAGCGCGGTACGAACCGGTATCCGAGAAGGTGGCACAGGGCGAATACGTGGTCGGTCGCCCCGCCGGTGTCGGTGTAGTGCTCCCCGCCGCCACGACCAATCAGGCCGTCGAGCACATAGGGCGCCTCCGAGGAAGTGGCCGACAACACGCGGGTGTGGAACGAGCCGTGCATGTCCGACAGGTGGGTATAGATCCGCAAGCCAGGCTCAGGCCCGTACTTGGCGTTGACTTCACCCGCTCCGCCGCGTCGGCGGCCCGAGCGGAAGAATTGGCCGTCGGAAGACGAGGCCTGGCCATCGCCCCAGTGTCGGGCGAACGGCTGCGCGTGGTGGACCTCGATAATCCTAGCCAGCGCGGCCTTGTAGTTCTCTTCGCTCAGATACCAGCTCTGGGTCCAGGCGAGCTGAGCGTAGGTGACGCCTTGGCTGGCGTTGGCCATCCGCTCCAGACCAAGATTGGTGGCGTCGGCCAGGACCGCGGCGAGGATGCAGCTGGGATTGTCGTGGACCTTGCCCGACCTCAGCTCGCGGAACGTCGACGAGAAACCCGTCAGGGCGTCTATCTCTCTGAGCAACTCGGTGATCCGGACCCGGGGAAGCAGCGCGTCGATCGCCCGATCTAGCGACCTGGCCTCGTCCGGCGCATTGGCCTTCACCGGCGTCACCGACAGCTCGTCGCCTTTCAGCGTCACGCCGACCAGGTCGCCCTTGGCTAGGCGCCGTGAGAAGCTGGCGAGCCGCTGATCCAGCAGGCTGGCGCGCTCAGCCAGATAGGTTCCCATCTCGGTATCGACGGGCAAGGTCTCGGCTTCGGCGGCGACTTCGTCCTTGGGCAGCAGGTAGTCGGCGAAGCGCTTGTAGGATCGCGAACCTTCGATCCACACGTCGCCAGAACGGAGCCGATCACGCAACGTCGCCATCAACGCCGTCTCGTAGAGCCGTCGGTTGATCGGGCCACCGATGGGCTTGACCAGGGCTTTCCAATGCTTGGAGACGAACGGCATAGGCGCGTCGTCGGGAATCTCGCGCCGGCCGGACCGGTTGAGGTCGCGGAGGAGTTCAAGGGCCTTCAGCAATGAGGCGCCGCCCGTGCCTGACCGGAAGCGTATGTGTTCCAGGAAGGTCGGAACAAACCGGCGCAGGGCGCCGTAGCGGTCGGCGGCGCTAACCAGTGGATCTTCCACCGCCAGCGCCGCCAGGGCCTCGATCTTCGGTCTGGCCTGAATGACCTTCCACCATCCAACCTGGGCGTCGAGTGTGTCGAGCACGTCGCCGCCGTCGGCCCGGGCATGTTCGACCGCGCCGATCACGCCGCTGAACAACCGCATGAGGTTGCTGACCTCGCGGCTGCTGGCCTGGTACTTGCGCTCGCGCCCCCGACGGCCCTTGGCGAACAGCGAGCCGACCATCTTGTCGAACATATCGACCGCGGCGTCGCTCAGGCGGCTTTCGAGAAAGATCAGCTGCGCGACCACGGTCGCCCGGCGGCGACCCACGCCGTAACCGTTGAGCAGGAAGGCCGGCGCGACCGCTCCCTCTCGGACATACTGCTCGAAGCGCCGTTCGTGGATGGTCTCGGTGATCGCCGGATTGATACCGATGGCGCGAACGTAGGCCAGACGCTCGGTGATCCCCGCCATCGACGCGGCGCTCGGCGACTCCGGGATGTCGCGCAGCCAGGCCAGGGCCGATTTCTTGAGGTTGGCGTCATTGACCAACAGTTGGTCGATGCGGTCCAGTTGCGAGAGCGAGATCGGCGCCAGCAGATCCTCAGCCGCCTTGCGTCTTGCCTGGGAGCGGCCAGCCAGGCCGACGCGCTCCAAGGTGTCGGGAGACGGCAGGATGATCCGTCGCCGGCGCAGTTCTGCGATCAGGGCCTCCACGATGGCTCCGCCCTTGTCGGTGGCGACGGCCGCCGCGGCGGCGATCGACACCGCCAAGCGAATATCGCCACGGACAAACAAGCGTATCCCTAGTCGCTCATGAAGCTGACCTGCGTGCTCGCTGCGTGTTTTTAGTCTTTTGGCATAGTCGCCTAGCGCTTCAGGTGAAACATGCACTTGGTCGGACAAAAAGCGCAGCACGATCGGGGGAACAACTTGACCAGGCAGCCACCCAAAACCTGGATGGCGTAGCAGCGCCATTTGCACAGCGGAGCCCAGCTTGTTGGCTGGACGTTTACGCTCGTCGATCCACTTGAGATCGTCTGGCACCAGCGTGTAGCAGCGCGCCACCTCTCGGTCGGTGACCGGAGGCTCGAACAACCTTCGCCGTTCGTCACCCGTGAGCAAGCTTCGCCGCGCCATGGGATGGTCCTGACCGCTTCTGCAGGTGGCTCATAATTCGCGAAAAATGAGACGCTGACTAGCCTCAACGATTTCAGCGGCTTGCGTGTCTCGAATTATAGTCTCAGAAATAGGCGCATGATTTACGGATATGCACGGGTTTCGACCGACGGTCAGAGCGTCGAGGCGCAGGTCGCCGAGTTGACGGCGGCCGGTTGTGAAAAGGTGTTCAGCGAGACGGCGTCGGGCGCCAAGACCGACCGCAGCCAGCTCAAGCGCGCCATCGCTTCGCTGGCGGCAGGCGACGTGCTGATGGTCACTCGGCTCGATCGCCTGGCGCGCTCGACACGCGATCTTCTCAACGTTCTGGCCGCTCTCACCGAGAAGGACGCGAAGTTCCGCTCAATTCGGGACACCTGGGCCGACACCACCACCCCGCACGGCCGGTTGATGCTGACGGTGCTGGGCGGCTTGGCCGAGTTCGAGCGTGAATTGATCAGGTCGCGCACCAGCGAGGGCCGCGAACGCGCCAAGGCGCGCGGCGTCAAGCTTGGACGCCGCCACAGCCTGACCGTGGCGCAGCGCGCCTTCGTCGCCCAGCAGCGGGCCAATGGCGAAAGCGTGCGCCATCTGGCTCGGGTTCTGGGCGTCAGCAAGGCGACCATCGGTCGTATCCCGCCGTCCGAGGGATGAAGACACTTAGATGGTAGAGAATCGACAGGTTGGGCCGCTATGCTCTTGGCGCCGGCGCGCGGGGCTCGGCATAGAGGGTGTCGATCAGCGGACATCCTGGATCCTGCCCTGCGTCGCAAGCTCGGACGGAGTCAGCCAGGACCCGCTCCATCCGCTTGAGATCGGCGATCCGCGCTCGAACGTCCTTCAGATGAACGGCGGCCAAGTCGCGCACCTCTGCGCAGGTGGAGTGTCCGCCAGCCGCCAGGCCAAGCAGCGCTCGCACCTCATCGAGTGTGAAGCCGAGTTCGCGGGCGCGGCGCACAAATCCGAGCCGGACCACATCGCCTCCGCCGTAACTGCGGTAGCGGCCTCGCCGAGGCGGCGCGGGCATCAGGCCGATCCGCTCGTAGTAGCGGATCGTTTCGATGTTGCAGCCCGTGCGCCGGGACAGTTCGCCAATCGGGATCGCGGTATCCGCCATGCTGTTCTGCGCCTCTCAATTTTGGGCTTGAGTCTGTAGTCACTACAGATCGTATGTAGTGATCTTCAGCCCTCACGGGCAAGCTGCGGTCATGATCGCAGC
The DNA window shown above is from Caulobacter sp. X and carries:
- a CDS encoding Tn3 family transposase; protein product: MARRSLLTGDERRRLFEPPVTDREVARCYTLVPDDLKWIDERKRPANKLGSAVQMALLRHPGFGWLPGQVVPPIVLRFLSDQVHVSPEALGDYAKRLKTRSEHAGQLHERLGIRLFVRGDIRLAVSIAAAAAVATDKGGAIVEALIAELRRRRIILPSPDTLERVGLAGRSQARRKAAEDLLAPISLSQLDRIDQLLVNDANLKKSALAWLRDIPESPSAASMAGITERLAYVRAIGINPAITETIHERRFEQYVREGAVAPAFLLNGYGVGRRRATVVAQLIFLESRLSDAAVDMFDKMVGSLFAKGRRGRERKYQASSREVSNLMRLFSGVIGAVEHARADGGDVLDTLDAQVGWWKVIQARPKIEALAALAVEDPLVSAADRYGALRRFVPTFLEHIRFRSGTGGASLLKALELLRDLNRSGRREIPDDAPMPFVSKHWKALVKPIGGPINRRLYETALMATLRDRLRSGDVWIEGSRSYKRFADYLLPKDEVAAEAETLPVDTEMGTYLAERASLLDQRLASFSRRLAKGDLVGVTLKGDELSVTPVKANAPDEARSLDRAIDALLPRVRITELLREIDALTGFSSTFRELRSGKVHDNPSCILAAVLADATNLGLERMANASQGVTYAQLAWTQSWYLSEENYKAALARIIEVHHAQPFARHWGDGQASSSDGQFFRSGRRRGGAGEVNAKYGPEPGLRIYTHLSDMHGSFHTRVLSATSSEAPYVLDGLIGRGGGEHYTDTGGATDHVFALCHLLGYRFVPRLRDLQDRRLAIIGAKPRHKILEPLLGRPIRVDVIEENWEDIVRLAASLKAGSVAPSVMLKKLSAFKRQNRLDMGLAEVGRIERTLFTLDWLESPELRRRCQAGLNKSEARHALAQAVFVHKQGRIADRTLQNQEHRASGLNLVIAAIALWNTLYMQRAVEHLRERGVAAPDELLAHLSPMSWAHVGLTGDYLWADAATAGGLRPLNDPADRLYRVA
- a CDS encoding site-specific integrase; this encodes MSITPIGAKALAKADVLRDKADRPATVRAYGRDVDRYAAWCVRAGLTAFPATPAVVGAYLAAHAGDFAHRTLVRWVAGIAWQARREGQGLDTKHTAIRDVLRGINQERPEGASGRRAAAVTIDELRPLVDSCGQDMAGVRDRALLLIGFAGALRRSELAGLDVGDVRWTKSGLVLALGRSKGDPDGEGVAVAIAGGRHPQTCPVTALRAWLDKAKISAGPVFRKVARGGHVQKARLSDGGVWQIVTRRCQAVGLKASSGEYLSPHSLRAGFVTTAYANQIPDEEIMDQTRHKSLTTMRGYVRRAKLKGGGASGKVGL
- a CDS encoding recombinase family protein, which encodes MIYGYARVSTDGQSVEAQVAELTAAGCEKVFSETASGAKTDRSQLKRAIASLAAGDVLMVTRLDRLARSTRDLLNVLAALTEKDAKFRSIRDTWADTTTPHGRLMLTVLGGLAEFERELIRSRTSEGRERAKARGVKLGRRHSLTVAQRAFVAQQRANGESVRHLARVLGVSKATIGRIPPSEG
- a CDS encoding helix-turn-helix domain-containing protein, which gives rise to MADTAIPIGELSRRTGCNIETIRYYERIGLMPAPPRRGRYRSYGGGDVVRLGFVRRARELGFTLDEVRALLGLAAGGHSTCAEVRDLAAVHLKDVRARIADLKRMERVLADSVRACDAGQDPGCPLIDTLYAEPRAPAPRA